The uncultured Desulfobulbus sp. genome window below encodes:
- a CDS encoding bacteriohemerythrin, producing the protein MNIFKKILLTSSAGLLLLGLLSLYWSSQSLNQQGQKELETIRSSMMEEKTTMIKNLVEVAYQVIQHAASLEHLTLEQRKQLALDTMRTMRYGEDNYLWVNTLDAKMVMHPVSPNLEGDNMANFQDAKGEYIFQQFSQVARSKGEGMVAYSWQKKPGQGQPEEKLAYVKAFPAWNWLVGTGIYLSNMNEAIAHKETEINAVVSTQRLHLGLIIAVTFVLTLVLVAFLSKRITAPIVHTGEILQDIAQGEGDLTKRLVVHGKDEVGKMAGWFNAFISKLHDIVRNIAEYFETVTASANQLLIISKQMDEGVTSMGEKSSAVARAANEMSQNMNSVAAATEEAATNVRIVASTVDNLNQMMQEIGSSSETARSISNKAVDEMLQASSKVNDLGKAAAEINKVTEVITEISEQTNLLALNATIEAARAGESGKGFAVVANEIKELAKQTAEATFNIRKQIEGIQSHIQETVGDISNVASVITEVDATVSSISTSVETQMSASEEIIENLHQASMGIDEVSQNVATSSTFSNEIASDITEVNTIARTITDSSHKVSVNASDLTRLAADLKVMIGEFKVDRSQANGAARTDDSPDLITWDSSISFGIDAIDEQHHHLVDLVNKLHHAMRSRAGKSVLGATLGELAQYTVEHFADEERMMRAAGYPKLDSHTQEHAKLVAQVVDFQKQFESGSVTITLDLMNFLSDWLINHIKRVDRAYVSCLKKA; encoded by the coding sequence ATGAATATTTTTAAAAAAATCCTCCTTACTTCCAGCGCCGGTCTCCTTCTGCTTGGCCTTCTCTCCCTCTACTGGTCTTCTCAGTCACTGAACCAGCAGGGCCAAAAAGAACTCGAGACCATCCGCTCTTCCATGATGGAAGAGAAGACCACCATGATCAAAAACCTGGTGGAAGTTGCCTATCAGGTCATCCAACATGCCGCAAGTCTGGAGCACCTGACGCTGGAACAACGCAAACAGCTGGCACTGGACACCATGCGCACCATGCGCTACGGAGAAGACAATTACCTCTGGGTCAACACCCTGGATGCAAAAATGGTCATGCATCCGGTCAGCCCCAACCTGGAAGGAGACAACATGGCCAACTTCCAGGACGCCAAGGGGGAGTACATTTTTCAGCAATTCAGCCAGGTTGCCCGTTCCAAAGGCGAGGGGATGGTCGCCTACTCCTGGCAGAAGAAACCCGGACAAGGCCAACCTGAGGAGAAACTGGCCTATGTGAAAGCCTTCCCTGCCTGGAACTGGTTGGTGGGTACGGGAATCTACCTTAGCAATATGAACGAAGCTATCGCCCATAAGGAGACGGAGATAAATGCTGTGGTTTCAACCCAGCGCCTCCACCTGGGGCTCATCATCGCCGTTACCTTTGTCCTGACCCTGGTGCTGGTGGCCTTTCTCAGTAAGCGCATCACCGCCCCAATCGTCCATACGGGGGAGATCCTCCAGGATATTGCCCAGGGGGAAGGCGATCTGACCAAACGACTGGTGGTGCATGGCAAAGATGAAGTGGGCAAAATGGCCGGTTGGTTTAACGCCTTTATCAGCAAGCTCCATGATATTGTCCGCAACATCGCTGAGTATTTTGAAACCGTGACCGCGTCCGCCAATCAATTGCTGATTATCTCCAAGCAAATGGATGAGGGAGTGACCTCCATGGGGGAAAAATCTTCAGCTGTGGCCCGAGCGGCCAATGAGATGAGTCAGAATATGAATTCCGTGGCTGCTGCCACGGAAGAGGCTGCAACCAATGTCCGCATCGTGGCCTCCACTGTGGACAATCTCAATCAGATGATGCAGGAAATTGGGAGCAGTTCCGAGACCGCTCGCTCTATTTCCAACAAGGCGGTCGATGAAATGCTGCAGGCCTCAAGCAAGGTGAATGATCTGGGCAAGGCTGCAGCGGAAATCAACAAGGTGACCGAGGTCATCACCGAGATCTCTGAACAAACCAACCTGCTGGCACTCAATGCCACCATCGAGGCGGCGCGGGCGGGCGAATCGGGGAAAGGTTTTGCCGTGGTTGCCAACGAAATTAAAGAATTGGCCAAGCAAACCGCAGAGGCTACCTTCAATATCAGAAAACAGATAGAAGGCATCCAGAGTCACATTCAAGAAACAGTGGGAGATATCAGCAACGTGGCTTCGGTCATTACCGAGGTGGACGCCACGGTCTCTTCAATCTCTACTTCAGTGGAGACCCAGATGAGCGCCTCCGAGGAGATCATCGAGAATCTCCATCAGGCCTCCATGGGCATAGATGAGGTCAGCCAGAATGTGGCCACCAGCAGCACCTTTTCAAACGAGATCGCCTCGGATATCACCGAGGTCAACACCATCGCCCGCACCATCACCGACAGCAGTCATAAGGTGAGTGTGAACGCCAGTGATCTCACCCGCCTGGCAGCGGATCTCAAGGTGATGATCGGTGAGTTCAAGGTAGACCGAAGCCAGGCCAACGGGGCAGCTCGTACGGACGATTCCCCTGATCTCATTACCTGGGACAGTTCCATCAGCTTTGGCATCGACGCCATCGATGAACAACACCACCACCTCGTGGACCTGGTGAACAAACTGCATCATGCCATGCGGAGTCGCGCAGGTAAATCAGTGCTGGGGGCAACCCTTGGGGAACTGGCTCAGTATACGGTGGAACATTTTGCAGACGAGGAACGGATGATGCGGGCGGCGGGCTACCCCAAACTTGACAGCCATACGCAGGAACACGCAAAACTCGTTGCCCAGGTCGTTGATTTTCAAAAACAGTTTGAAAGCGGCAGTGTCACCATCACCTTGGATTTGATGAATTTCCTCAGCGATTGGCTTATCAACCATATTAAGAGAGTCGACCGGGCCTATGTGAGTTGCCTCAAAAAGGCCTAA